The Paenibacillus amylolyticus genome contains the following window.
ATTGCTCCAGACTCCTTCGTCTGCCTGAGGCGGAACAGCCCGAGATGGAGCGTATATTGTGGCAAATGCTGCAAGAATGCAAAGAACGCCGCCCTCACTATGAGATCGCCGTAAGAAGTCTGCTTGCGCAACTATTGATCCGTATTCATCGGGTAGAGGAGATCATTCGGCAGTCATGCCCAGGTCCCCTACATCCGATGCAGGATAAAATCAGTGAAATTGTCACGTATGTCAATAGCAACTATACGGAACCACTGACATTGGAAGGAACAGCTAATCGCTTCTATATCAGCCCGTCCTATCTGAGCCGAATGTTCAGCCGATTTACCGGATTTCGATTCAGCGAATATCTGCGTGTTGTCCGAGTACGCGAGGCACAGCGGAGACTGCTGTCCACACAAGAGCGTGTACAGATGATCGCAGAGAAAGTCGGATTTGAGCATACGGCTCATTTTAACAAAACATTCAAGCAGGTCACCGGTACAACACCCCTGCGCTATCGCAAGGAACACCGGTAGAAGATCCCAAGACATATCAGATTAAAAGCCGAGTGGGGTAGCTTTGCTCCAGAGATTGCGCATTCTTATATCATAACGAAAGGCATCACGATTACTGGATCGATGGCTACGCCACTGCGGCTGAAATTGACCAACTTGTATAAACCTTATTACATACCGTTTACCTGTTATACACCTTTTACCTGCGAATAATCACACCACTTCGTACTTCAGGACCAACCGAGATCTGACGACCGTCTGTGTCGGCATCACTTTCACGACATACAATGCCTGCGGACGCGTGTCCAGTCACCATCAGAAGTCGGCCATCTGCACCTATGCCCTGAATGCTCTCTAACTCCGCTCCTTTGCATTGGTGCAAATGAACCAGCGGGCCTTCGGTAATCTGTGCCTGCAATTCAGCGATATGCAGATGCTTCGCATGAGCACATTGAATCCCACTGCGGGCCTGCACGTTGTAATGCTCGATTCTAACGCCATCCAAAGGCATCTCTGGCAACCCACTCACGAGCAACGCAGTGTCCGCACCGGCACAGACCACATCCGAGATTCGAATATCCCGAAACACCGGGGTCTCCTCACTAATCTCCTGAGACAGGTCACTGCCCCGGGCAGACCCTTCCTGATTGGCATAGAAAAAGGAAAACGAGATCGCTTCCATCATGATATCTTTCATATATATGCGCTCAATCTGAATATCTTCAACCACCCCGCCGCGTCCACGTGCGCTTTTGAACCGAAGCCCAATGTCCGTACCGATAAACGTACAATCCGACACTCGTACATGCCGTACACCACCGGACATTTCACTGCCAATGACGAACCCGCCGTGACCGTGATACACCGTGCAATCCCGAATGGTGATGTACTCCGAT
Protein-coding sequences here:
- a CDS encoding AraC family transcriptional regulator, giving the protein MSLIEDRIGPKYRIGEHAFTIEHMRRQDGNGMPQPHAHPFYELYYLLEGERVYSMNGQILSARKGDFILINPHDVHTTSKGSIPGFERILIGFSPAFATGMELGICGLLPFNCSRLLRLPEAEQPEMERILWQMLQECKERRPHYEIAVRSLLAQLLIRIHRVEEIIRQSCPGPLHPMQDKISEIVTYVNSNYTEPLTLEGTANRFYISPSYLSRMFSRFTGFRFSEYLRVVRVREAQRRLLSTQERVQMIAEKVGFEHTAHFNKTFKQVTGTTPLRYRKEHR